In Ananas comosus cultivar F153 linkage group 10, ASM154086v1, whole genome shotgun sequence, the following proteins share a genomic window:
- the LOC109716273 gene encoding isoflavone reductase-like protein isoform X1, whose product MAAEKSRILIIGGTGYIGRYVVGASARLGHRTFALVRDTAPADPAKAQLLQGFTDSGVTLLKGDLYDHASLVNAIKNVDVVISTVGFFQLADQTKIIAAIKEAGNIKRFLPSEFGNDVDRTNAVEPAKSAFAIKVQIRRAIEAEKVPYTYVSSNFFAGYFLPTLGQAGATGLPTDKVTILGDGNTKAIFVDENDIGTYTIKAADDPRTLNKTLYLRPPANILTHNELVSLWEKKVGKTFERVYVPEEEVLKQIQEAPIPLNVALAISHSVFVKGDHTNFEIEPSFGVEASELYPDVKYTTVDEYLNRFL is encoded by the exons ATGGCGGCGGAGAAGAGCCGGATCCTGATCATCGGGGGAACGGGGTACATCGGGAGGTACGTGGTGGGGGCGAGCGCGCGGCTGGGTCACCGCACCTTCGCCCTGGTGAGAGACACCGCGCCCGCCGACCCGGCCAAGGCCCAGCTCCTCCAAGGGTTCACGGACTCCGGGGTCACCCTCCTCAAG GGAGATCTCTACGACCACGCGAGCTTGGTGAACGCAATCAAGAACGTGGATGTGGTGATCTCGACCGTCGGATTCTTTCAACTGGCCGATCAGACGAAGATCATCGCCGCGATCAAGGAGGCCGGTAACATCAAG AGGTTCCTCCCCTCGGAGTTCGGAAACGATGTTGACCGGACTAATGCAGTGGAGCCTGCGAAGTCGGCCTTTGCCATCAAGGTGCAGATCCGTCGTGCCATCGAGGCAGAGAAGGTGCCATACACCTATGTCTCCTCCAACTTCTTTGCAGGCTATTTCCTCCCCACGTTGGGCCAGGCCGGCGCGACTGGCCTACCGACCGATAAGGTCACTATCTTAGGTGATGGCAACACCAAAG CTATCTTTGTGGATGAAAATGACATTGGGACTTATACGATCAAAGCTGCGGACGATCCGAGAACCCTGAACAAGACCCTGTATCTGAGGCCACCTGCCAATATCCTGACTCATAACGAGCTCGTCTCCCTGTGGGAGAAGAAGGTTGGAAAGACCTTTGAGAGGGTCTATGTTCCTGAAGAGGAGGTTTTGAAGCAGATCCAAG AAGCGCCGATTCCACTCAATGTGGCGCTCGCGATCTCTCACTCGGTCTTCGTAAAGGGGGACCACACCAACTTTGAGATCGAGCCGTCCTTTGGCGTCGAGGCGAGCGAGCTCTACCCCGATGTCAAGTACACAACTGTTGACGAATACCTAAACCGGTTCCTTTAA
- the LOC109716273 gene encoding isoflavone reductase-like protein isoform X2 — protein sequence MAAEKSRILIIGGTGYIGRYVVGASARLGHRTFALVRDTAPADPAKAQLLQGFTDSGVTLVKGDLYDHAGLVNAIKNVDVVISTVGFFQLADQTKIIAAIKEAGNIKRFLPSEFGNDVDRTNAVEPAKSAFAIKVQIRRAIEAEKVPYTYVSSNFFAGYFLPTLGQAGATGLPTDKVTILGDGNTKAIFVDENDIGTYTIKAADDPRTLNKTLYLRPPANILTHNELVSLWEKKVGKTFERVYVPEEEVLKQIQEAPIPLNVALAISHSVFVKGDHTNFEIEPSFGVEASELYPDVKYTTVDEYLNRFL from the exons ATGGCGGCGGAGAAGAGCCGGATCCTGATCATCGGGGGGACGGGGTACATCGGGAGGTACGTGGTGGGGGCGAGCGCGCGGCTGGGTCACCGCACCTTCGCCCTGGTGAGAGACACCGCCCCCgccgaccccgccaaggcccAGCTCCTCCAAGGGTTCACGGACTCCGGGGTCACCCTCGTCAAG GGAGATCTCTACGACCACGCGGGCTTGGTGAACGCGATCAAGAACGTGGATGTGGTCATCTCCACTGTCGGATTCTTTCAACTGGCCGATCAGACGAAGATCATCGCCGCGATTAAGGAGGCCGGTAACATCAAG AGGTTCCTCCCCTCGGAGTTCGGAAACGATGTTGACCGGACTAATGCAGTGGAGCCTGCGAAGTCGGCCTTTGCCATCAAGGTGCAGATCCGTCGTGCCATCGAGGCAGAGAAGGTGCCATACACCTATGTCTCCTCCAACTTCTTTGCAGGCTATTTCCTCCCCACGTTGGGCCAGGCCGGCGCGACTGGCCTACCGACCGATAAGGTCACTATCTTAGGTGATGGCAACACCAAAG CTATCTTTGTGGATGAAAATGACATTGGGACTTATACGATCAAAGCTGCGGACGATCCGAGAACCCTGAACAAGACCCTGTATCTGAGGCCACCTGCCAATATCCTGACTCATAACGAGCTCGTCTCCCTGTGGGAGAAGAAGGTTGGAAAGACCTTTGAGAGGGTCTATGTTCCTGAAGAGGAGGTTTTGAAGCAGATCCAAG AAGCGCCGATTCCACTCAATGTGGCGCTCGCGATCTCTCACTCGGTCTTCGTAAAGGGGGACCACACCAACTTTGAGATCGAGCCGTCCTTTGGCGTCGAGGCGAGCGAGCTCTACCCCGATGTCAAGTACACAACTGTTGACGAATACCTAAACCGGTTCCTTTAA
- the LOC109716762 gene encoding uncharacterized protein LOC109716762 — MPPRAYVLIFFFWVLLTIITPTLIYWSSCTKPYLGSQGEKIVDTRSRRVMSSMENNNKLKITTTLNTTSSTPSRSPSPAPSPSPMRWNDTMRIKHNGELRTKSLTYLAAIWWVVWTERNNIIFRDTRLNAARAFERVTYLIKDWADAL, encoded by the exons atgcctccAAGAGCTTATgttctcatcttcttcttttgggTTTTGCTCACCATTATCACCCCAACTCTCATCTATTGGTCATCATGCACAAAACCATATTTAGGTTCTCAAG GAGAGAAAATTGTAGATACAAGATCTAGAAGGGTGATGAGCTCAATGGAGAACAATAATAAGTTAAAGATTACAACTACTTTAAACACAACATCATCGACGCCGTCGCGATCGCCGTCGCCAGCACCATCACCATCACCTATGAGATGGAATGATACAATGAG GATTAAGCATAATGGCGAGTTGAGGACAAAAAGCCTGACCTATCTagcggcaatctggtgggtggTATGGACGGAACGTAATAACATTATTTTTCGCGATACGCGGCTCAACGCTGCCCGGGCCTTCGAACGTGTCACGTACTTGATCAAAGACTGGGCTGACGCACTTTGA